The proteins below are encoded in one region of Erinaceus europaeus chromosome 15, mEriEur2.1, whole genome shotgun sequence:
- the BCL2 gene encoding apoptosis regulator Bcl-2 isoform X2, which yields MAHAGRTGYDNREIVMKYIHYKLAQRGYEWDAGDPGDAGATPAPGIFSSPPGRAPQASRTSPPPAAPTNPTPVGPTLSPVPPVVHLTLRQAGDDFSRRYRRDFAEMSSQLHLTPFTARGRFATVVEELFRDGVNWGRIVAFFEFGGVMCVESVNREMSPLVDNIALWMTEYLNRHLHTWIQDNGGWEEGRPKPLHLGL from the coding sequence ATGGCGCACGCGGGCAGAACAGGGTATGATAACCGGGAGATCGTCATGAAGTACATCCACTATAAGCTGGCGCAGAGAGGCTACGAGTGGGACGCGGGGGACCCGGGGGACGCGGGCGCCACCCCCGCGCCGGGCATCTTCTCCTCCCCGCCGGGCCGCGCGCCCCAGGCCTCCAGGACCTCGCCGCCCCCGGCCGCCCCCACCAACCCCACCCCGGTGGGGCCGACGCTCAGCCCGGTGCCCCCGGTGGTGCACCTGACCCTGCGCCAGGCAGGCGACGACTTCTCCCGCCGCTACCGCCGCGACTTCGCCGAGATGTCCAGCCAGCTGCACCTGACGCCCTTCACCGCCAGGGGGCGCTTCGCCACGGTGGTGGAGGAGCTCTTCAGGGATGGGGTGAACTGGGGGCGGATTGTGGCCTTCTTTGAGTTCGGCGGGGTCATGTGCGTGGAGAGCGTCAACCGGGAGATGTCGCCCCTGGTGGACAACATCGCCTTGTGGATGACGGAGTACCTGAACCGCCACCTGCACACCTGGATCCAGGACAACGGAGGCTGG